GGTAAACATGAAAAGGAGTTCAGCGCCGGATTTCGGCTGACCACCAATAATCGCATGGAGATGATGGCGGCGATCGTCGCGCTGGAAGCGCTGAACGAGCAGTGCAACGTGGTACTGAGCACCGACAGCCAGTACGTGCGTCAGGGGATCACCAGTTGGATCCATAACTGGAAAAAGCGCGGCTGGAAGACCGCCGATAAAAAGCCGGTGAAAAACGTCGACCTCTGGCAGCGGCTGGACAAGGCGCTGAGCCACCATGAGATCCAGTGGAAGTGGGTTAAAGGGCACGCCGGTCACGTGGAAAATGAGCGCTGTGATGAACTGGCGCGATCGGCGGCGGGCAAACCGACCGCCGATGATATCGGATATCAGTCCGGCTCCTGATGCTTACGGAATGGGCTTGCGCTGACCGGGCTGAGCGCACGCCTGGCGGCGCTTCTCTTCGCCGGGTTTCTGGTAAGCGGGAAGGTACGCTTACGGGCGACGATCATATGCATACAGCCCAGCGCGGGCAGGTGCGTGCTGATCACCTTACCGCCTTGTCGGCTCCAGGGCAGGACCTGAAACCCGCTGCGCTGTACCACTTCGTAATTGAGCAGGCTCAGCCAGTCGAGCAGGCGCAGGGTGGTGAACATTCTGCTGTTCCACGGCATCTTACGGTGCACGCCCGGAATAAGCTTCCCTACGCCCAGCACGCTGAACAGATTGAAACCGCTGATGATCATCCAGCCATCGTCAATCAATACCCGATCGACTTCGCGCAGAATGCGGTGCGGATCGCTGCTCCAGGCCAGCGTGTGCGCCAGCAGGCAGGCATCCACCGATTTTGACTCAAAGGGCAGGCTCAGCGGCGAGGCGATCACCTGCAGATTATCACCGCTCTCGCCGACGCTGACCTGATGTGAGATGCCACAGGCGTCGGTAGCAATCTCTGCGCTCAGGCTGCCGATTTTTAACAGGTGAAAACCGTAAAGTTTCGCCAGCGTGGGCTGCAGGTGATGGGATAGCGCATCGCGGTAAAACTCTCCGCAAGGCATCTGCGCCCATTGGGTCGGAACCGGGCGGATTTGACGTGTTTTAGCGGGCTTCATGCTTTAACATCTTCCTTCCGTTACCAGCACACAGAGGTGAATAATGAATCTTACCAGCATTCCGGCCCTGCAGGATAATTACATCTGGACCCTCAATGATGATGCAGGTCGCTGCCTGATCGTCGACCCGGGCGAAGCGCTGCCGGTACTCAGCCTGCTGGAGAAAAATCAGTGGCAGCCAGAGGCTATATTACTGACCCATCATCACCACGATCATGTCGGCGGCGTGGCGGAATTGTGTGACCGTTTTCCCGGCTTAACGGTGTACGGACCGGAAGAAACCCGCGGCAAAGGGACCAACTTTATCGTGGCAGATGGCGACGACATCACCGTATTGGGAAACAAATTCACCGTTTTTTCCACGCCGGGTCACACTTTAGGACATGTCTCATATTTCAGCTTCCCTTATCTTTTCTGCGGAGACACAATGTTTTCCGGCGGATGTGGCCGACTTTTTGAAGGCACACCCAAGCAGATGTTTGAGTCTTTTCAAGTTATTAATGCACTCCCTGCCGATACGCTGGTCTGCTGCGCCCATGAATATACATTATCCAATTTAACCTTTGCGCACACCATTGACCCTGATAATGCCGAAATAACGCAGTACTACCATAAAATTAGAGAGTTACGTGCAAAAAACCAGATAACTTTGCCGACAAAGCTGGAACTGGAAAGAAAAATTAATGTATTTCTGAGAACGCAAGATACTGAATTACAGAAGTTAATTGGCTTCGAAACATCCCCGCAACATGAGTGGCAGGTTTTCGCGACTCTACGCGAGAAGAAAGACACTTTTTGAATTTAAGGTTGTGTTGTCAGGATCGAGCACGTATCATTGCTCGTCTTTTAAGCGAACTATTGACACACACATGAAGGCTAAAGCGATATTACTCGCCTCAGTCTTGCTGGTGGGGTGCCAGGCATCAAGGCACGATGCTAACATCCCCGTACAGCATGCACAGAGTTTGTCTTCGGCAGGTCAAGGTGAAAATGGACAGTACTCAGATGAGTTGTTGTCTCCGCGCTGGCAGGATGATGGAACGACCCTGGCGCAGGGCAGAGATCTGTGGAATTTCATTAGCGACGAGCTGAAGATGAAGGTTCCGGATAATTACCGGATACGCGAACAAAAACAGAAGTACCTGAGTAACAAGAGCTATCTCCACGATGTAACATTACGGGCAGAGCCGTATATGTACTGGATAGTCGAGCAGATTAAGCAACGTAAAATGCCGATGGAACTGGTACTACTACCCATAGTGGAGAGCGCTTTTGACCCCCGCGCAACGTCTTCCGCCAATGCCGCAGGCATCTGGCAGATCGTGCCGCAGACGGGTAAAAATTATGGTCTTAAGCAGACCCAGTGGTATGACGGGCGACGTGATGTCGTGGCGTCGACCAAAGTTGCTCTGGATATGATGCAACGCCTTAACGACATGTTTGACGGTGACTGGTTACTGACCGTTGCTGCGTATAACAGTGGTGAAGGCCGCGTGATGAAGGCGATGAAGGCAAATAAAGCCCGTGGACGACCTACGGACTTCTGGTCTTTAGCGCTGCCGAGAGAAACGACGGTCTATGTGCCTAAAATGCTGGCCCTGGGGCAGATCCTCAAGAACAGCAAGCGCTATGGCGTGCGTCTGCCGACACCGAACGAATCCCGCGCTCTGGCGCGTGTAGAAGTCGGTCAGCAGATTGAGCTGACGCAGGCGGCCGAAATGGCCGGCATGTCGCTCAGCAAACTGAAGAGCTTTAATACCGGCTACAAGCGTGGCACGACGGCACCTAATGGTCCTCACTACATTATGGTACCGAAGTCTAACGTAGCCAAACTGCGCAATTCCCTGGCAACGGGTGATATTGCTGCGGTACAGCCAACTTCGCTGGCAAATAACGTCGCGTCATCTTCCTCCTATAAGGTGAGGAATGGCGATACGCTGTCGGTGATTGCCAAACGGCTGAATGTGTCGGTGAAGGACCTGCAGCGGGCAAATAATTTGCGCGGGGCCAGTATTAAACCGGGGCAGACGCTGACTATTGGCGGAAGTGGATCGAAACTGGCAGATAACGGCGACAGCATCACCTACCGCGTTCGTAAGGGTGATTCTCTGGCCAGTATCGCAAAACAGCATGGTGTGAAAATCAAGGACGTGCAACGCTGGAACAGCGTTGCAGGCAACAGCAAGAACCTGCAGCCCGGCGTGAACCTGACGCTGTTTGTTGCTGATAACACCAGGCCAGACAGTTAAGATCGGTGGCTTAAGGCCAATAAAAAACCCGTCTCCGGACGGGTTTTTTTATGCCTTTTTAGGGGCGGTCGGGTCGGGCTTCTTTGCCCTTTTACGGGCGGGTTGCTTCAATAAAGATGATGTCGGTATGAAAACTGCCATCAGGCTGCAGCTCATAGTAGCGCTGAACCTCTTCTGCCGCACTCTGCTGGTACAAACGGATAGCATCAACCAGCGTCTGTGGCGTGCGCATACGCGCGACCCAGCTGCTGAACTCCAGCCCCAGCCGCCCCTGAGTTATCGCCGAGATGCGCAGGCCGGCTTCGGTCAGCAGAGTCAGCCACTCGCCCGGCCCGTAGTTACGCACGTGAGAGGTGTCGCGCAGCGCTTCGATTGTCTGCAGCCAGATGTCCAGCGGTGGGCTGCCCGGCGCGCACACGTCCATAATAATTACGCTGCCGCCCGGTTTAAGCACCCGTCGCGCTTCGCGTAAGGCGCTACCGACGTCATGCCAGTGGTGCGCCGAGTAGCGGCTGATTACGACATCAAATTCGCCGTCGGCAAACGGCAGCTGCTCAGCGTAACCCTGTCGGGTGCTAAGACGATCGTAACCCCGTTCTGCCGAGGTCTGTTTCACTACTTCCAGCATTCTCTCCGACAGATCGTACGCCACCACCTCTGAAACGTGCTGTGCCGCGACAAAGCTGGCATGCCCTGCCCCACAGCCAAGATCGAGCAAACGCGCAGCGGGAGCCTGTGACAGACGTTCTGCCAGCTGCTGTAGATCCTGCCCGCCGGCGTGAACCGCGCTGGCTAAGTAGGCTTCCGCCCGATCGCCAAACTGATGCTCAACGTGTTGATGATGTTTGATGCTCATTGACCCTCCTGGTTAAACGCGCTCAGACCACCAGACGACGAACGGGATAGCCTGCTGTGGTGTAACCTGCAGCTCAAAGCCCAAACCAGTCTGTGTAGCCTGTAGCCTGTAGCCTGTAGCCTGTAGCCTGTAGCCTGTAGCCTGACGTTACAGAGGGTTAGGGTGGAATTCAACCAGCAACGGGTTATGATCGGAGGCGCGGGTGACCAGCACCGAGGCTTCCGCCACGCCCATACCGCGATAGAAAACGAAATCCAGCGGGCGGCCAAACGCTTTACGCCGGTGATCGTCAGTAAAGCGTACCTCCCGCAGCCCCATTTCTCGGGCAAAGCGGTACAGAGCGTTAATGCGCTGGCGGCTCCAGGCGTTGAAATCTCCGGCCATGATCACCGGGCCCTGATGGTGAACGATCTGTTCGCCGATAGGCCCCAGCTGCTTGCTGTAAACATCGATACCGAGGCTGAAATTCACCGCGTGAATATTCACCACCATCAGCATCTGACCGCCGGGCAACGGATAAGCGGTGACCAGCGCCGACTTGGCCAGCCGCAGCAGCGGCTCACGCTCCCGTAACGGGCAGCAGTAAACCGGGTGGGCAGAGGCCAGCGTCATCACGCCGGAGGGGTGCTGAGGCAGCACAAAGGCCGGCACCTGGTCGGCAGCGAGGTAGTTACTGGTGGCGAAATGCACCAGTTCAGGGGTGGTTTGCGCTTCCTGCAGCAGTACCAGATGGGCATCTTTACCGAAATTCTGCAGCACAGAGAGCCACTCGGCTCGCTGCTGCTTGAAGATGTTCCAGACCAGCACCTTCAGGGTGTTTTCGGTGGTCAGCGGCGCGCCAGGTGGTAATGCCTGTCCGACATGGAGCATGGCACCCGGAGGGAAAATACGCTCCACGGGCTGCCCTGCTACGTATCTCATGGCATATGTTTTTTTCCGCACGTTACCGCCTGCACTTATTACAACAAAAGAGACCTGTTGATCAGTTATAGGGACTTTACCCCTCACTTTCAATTGTCAGGCGTGAAATTCAGTCCGGCAGAAGGTAAGTAAATGCAAAAACCAACAGTCCAGACAGGCTAAAAATGCCGTTTAGCGGCCGACTGGCAGGAAAAAGGTGAGTAAAACACAAAAGAAAAAAGCCCTGAGTCAGATGACTCAGGGCTTTCTCTGTTTAAGTGGCGGAACGGACGGGGCTCGAACCCGCGACCCCCTGCGTGACAGGCAGGTATTCTAACCAACTGAACTACCGCTCCACCGATTCTGTACTGATATCAGAAAACGTCTGATTTCAGGTAACTCGCCGTTACCTTGTCAGGGGTAACGTCATGACTCGTTAAGAGTCTTAATTGATGCCTGGCAGTTCCCTACTCTCGCATGGGGAGGCCCCACACTACCATCGGCGCTACGGCGTTTCACTTCTGAGTTCGGCATGGGGTCAGGTGGGACCACCGCGCTAAAGCCGCCAGGCAAATCTTTTGTGCCGTCCTGTGTCTTTTGCACTGATGCTGCGTTGGCTGCGCTCGTCACCTCAGTCACATACTGGTGTATGCTCCTTCACTGCCTTCGCTTGCCGCCTTGCCTCAGTACAAAATCCTTCGGACTATAGTCCGCAGAACAACTGAATTCTTTATCCGGTAAAACAAGCTGAAAATCTTTGCGTCTCTCATAACGCTACCAGAACGCTTCTGGCGTTGTAAGGTTAAGCCTCACGGGTCATTAGTACCGGTTAGCTCAACGCATCGCTGCGCTTACACACCCGGCCTATCAACGTCGTAGTCTTCAACGTCCCTTCAGGGGTCTCAAGGACCCAGGGAGAACTCATCTCGAGGCAAGTTTCGCGCTTAGATGCTTTCAGCGCTTATCTTTTCCGCACTTAGCTACCGGGCAATGCCATTGGCATGACAACCCGAACACCAGTGGTGCGTTCACTCCGGTCCTCTCGTACTAGGAGCAACCCCTCTCAATTCTCCAGCGCCCACGGCAGATAGGGACCGAACTGTCTCACGACGTTCTAAACCCAGCTCGCGTACCACTTTAAACGGCGAACAGCCGTACCCTTGGGACCTACTTCAGCCCCAGGATGTGATGAGCCGACATCGAGGTGCCAAACACCGCCGTCGATATGAACTCTTGGGCGGTATCAGCCTGTTATCCCCGGAGTACCTTTTATCCGTTGAGCGATGGCCCTTCCATTCAGAACCACCGGATCACTATGACCTGCTTTCGCACCTGCTCGAGCCGTCACTCTCGCAGTCAAGCTAGCTTATGCCATTGCACTAACCTCACGATGTCCGACCGTGATTAGCTAACCTTCGTGCTCCTCCGTTACTCTTTGGGAGGAGACCGCCCCAGTCAAACTACCCACCAGACACTGTCCCCACGCCGGATTACGGCGCCAGGTTAGAACATCAAACGTTAAAGGGTGGTATTTCAAGGATGGCTCCACGCAGACTGGCGTCCACGCTTCAAAGCCTCCCACCTATCCTACACATCAAGGCTCAATGTTCAGTGTCAAGCTATAGTAAAGGTTCACGGGGTCTTTCCGTCTTGCCGCGGGTACACTGCATCTTCACAGCGAGTTCAATTTCACTGAGTCTCGGGTGGAGACAGCCTGGCCATCATTACGCCATTCGTGCAGGTCGGAACTTACCCGACAAGGAATTTCGCTACCTTAGGACCGTTATAGTTACGGCCGCCGTTTACCGGGGCTTCGATCAAGAGCTTCTCCTTGCGGATAACCCCATCAATTAACCTTCCGGCACCGGGCAGGCGTCACACCGTATACGTCCACTTTCGTGTTTGCACAGTGCTGTGTTTTTAATAAACAGTTGCAGCCAGCTGGTATCTTCGACTGCCTTCGGCTCCACCCGCGAGGGGGTTCACCTACCGACAGCGTGCCTTCTCCCGAAGTTACGGCACCATTTTGCCTAGTTCCTTCACCCGAGTTCTCTCAAGCGCCTTGGTATTCTCTACCTGACCACCTGTGTCGGTTTGGGGTACGATTCGATGTTACCTGATGCTTAGAGGCTTTTCCTGGAAGCAGGGCATTTGTTACTTCAGCACCGTAGTGCCTCGTCATCACACCTCAGCGTTAGTAAGGTCCCGGATTTACCTAAGACCTCCGCCTACATGCTTAAACCGGGACAACCGTCGCCCGGCTAACATAGCCTTCTCCGTCCCCCCTTCGCAGTAACACCGAGTACGGGAATATTAACCCGTTTCCCATCGACTACGCCTTTCGGCCTCGCCTTAGGGGTCGACTCACCCTGCCCCGATTAACGTTGGACAGGAACCCTTGGTCTTCCGGCGAGCGGGCTTTTCACCCGCTTTATCGTTACTTATGTCAGCATTCGCACTTCTGATACCTCCAGCAGACCTCACAGTCCACCTTCGACGGCTTACAGAACGCTCCCCTACCCAACAACATTTACATGTCGCTGCCGCAGCTTCGGTGCATGGTTTAGCCCCGTTACATCTTCCGCGCAGGCCGACTCGACCAGTGAGCTATTACGCTTTCTTTAAATGATGGCTGCTTCTAAGCCAACATCCTGGCTGTCTGTGCCTTCCCACATCGTTTCCCACTTAACCATGACTTTGGGACCTTAGCTGGCGGTCTGGGTTGTTTCCCTCTTCACGACGGACGTTAGCACCCGCCGTGTGTCTCCCGTGATAACATTCTTCGGTATTCGCAGTTTGCATCGGGTTGGTAAGCCGGGATGGCCCCCTAGCCGAAACAGTGCTCTACCCCCGAAGATGAGTTCACGAGGCGCTACCTAAATAGCTTTCGGGGAGAACCAGCTATCTCCCGGTTTGATTGGCCTTTCACCCCCAGCCACAAGTCATCCGCTAATTTTTCAACATTAGTCGGTTCGGTCCTCCAGTTAGTGTTACCCAACCTTCAACCTGCCCATGGCTAGATCACCGGGTTTCGGGTCTATACCCTGCAACTTAACGCCCAGTTAAGACTCGGTTTCCCTTCGGCTCCCCTATACGGTTAACCTTGCTACAGAATATAAGTCGCTGACCCATTATACAAAAGGTACGCAGTCACACCACGAAGGTGCTCCCACTGCTTGTACGTACACGGTTTCAGGTTCTGTTTCACTCCCCTCGCCGGGGTTCTTTTCGCCTTTCCCTCACGGTACTGGTTCACTATCGGTCAGTCAGGAGTATTTAGCCTTGGAGGATGGTCCCCCCATATTCAGACAGGATGTCACGTGTCCCGCCCTACTCATCGAACTCACAGAATATGCGCTTTTGTGTACGGGAGTATCACCCTGTACCCTGCGACTTTCCAGACGCTTCCACTAACGCACAAACTGATTCAGGTTCTGGGCTGTTCCCCGTTCGCTCGCCGCTACTGGGGGAATCTCGGTTGATTTCTTTTCCTCGGGGTACTTAGATGTTTCAGTTCCCCCGGTTCGCCTCATGCCACTATGTATTCATGACATGATAGTGTGTCGAAACACACTGGGTTTCCCCATTCGGGTATCGTCGGTTGTAACGGTTCATATCACCTTACCGACGCTTATCGCAGATTAGCACGCCCTTCATCGCCTCTGACTGCCTAGGCATCCACCGTGTACGCTTAGTCGCTTAACCTCACAACCCACAAGCGTCCCGAAGGACAACTCGAAAGCTGCAAGCATTTGAGAGACTCGAACATATCGTTGACTTCATTCTTATTACGGAGAATGAAAACGATACGTCATTTCAATTTTCAGCTTGTTCCGGATTTTTAAAGAGCAATATCTTAAAGCAGACTCGAAAGTCATCTTTAAGATACGATGGAGACACCTTTCACCTGTCACCAAGCAAGTGGCGTCCCCTAGGGGATTCGAACCCCTGTTGCCGCCGTGAAAGGGCGGAGTCCTAACCGCTAGACGAAGGGGACACTGGATCATGTCTCGACTTCGCAGCCGTCTTGCTCATTACTTTTTCATCAGACAATCTGTGTGGACACTACGCGGGAATGTATCTTGAGGTAAGGAGGTGATCCAACCGCAGGTTCCCCTACGGTTACCTTGTTACGACTTCACCCCAGTCATGAATCACAAAGTGGTAAGCGCCCTCCCGAAGGTTAAGCTACCTACTTCTTTTGCAACCCACTCCCATGGTGTGACGGGCGGTGTGTACAAGGCCCGGGAACGTATTCACCGTAGCATTCTGATCTACGATTACTAGCGATTCCGACTTCACGGAGTCGAGTTGCAGACTCCGATCCGGACTACGACGCACTTTATGAGGTCCGCTTGCTCTCGCGAGTTCGCTTCTCTTTGTATGCGCCATTGTAGCACGTGTGTAGCCCTGGCCGTAAGGGCCATGATGACTTGACGTCATCCCCACCTTCCTCCGGTTTATCACCGGCAGTCTCCTTTGAGTTCCCGACCGAATCGCTGGCAACAAAGGATAAGGGTTGCGCTCGTTGCGGGACTTAACCCAACATTTCACAACACGAGCTGACGACAGCCATGCAGCACCTGTCTCACGGTTCCCGAAGGCACTAAGGCATCTCTGCCGAATTCCGTGGATGTCAAGGCCAGGTAAGGTTCTTCGCGTTGCATCGAATTAAACCACATGCTCCACCGCTTGTGCGGGCCCCCGTCAATTCATTTGAGTTTTAACCTTGCGGCCGTACTCCCCAGGCGGTCGACTTAACGCGTTAGCTCCGGAAGCCACGCCTCAAGGGCACAACCTCCAAGTCGACATCGTTTACAGCGTGGACTACCAGGGTATCTAATCCTGTTTGCTCCCCACGCTTTCGCACCTGAGCGTCAGTCTTTGTCCAGGGGGCCGCCTTCGCCACCGGTATTCCTCCAGATCTCTACGCATTTCACCGCTACACCTGGAATTCTACCCCCCTCTACAAGACTCTAGCCTGCCAGTTTCAAATGCAGTTCCCAGGTTAAGCCCGGGGATTTCACATCTGACTTGACAGACCGCCTGCGTGCGCTTTACGCCCAGTAATTCCGATTAACGCTTGCACCCTCCGTATTACCGCGGCTGCTGGCACGGAGTTAGCCGGTGCTTCTTCTGCGGGTAACGTCAATCGACGAGGTTATTAACCTCATCGCCTTCCTCCCCGCTGAA
This portion of the Erwinia sp. E602 genome encodes:
- a CDS encoding endonuclease/exonuclease/phosphatase family protein — translated: MRKKTYAMRYVAGQPVERIFPPGAMLHVGQALPPGAPLTTENTLKVLVWNIFKQQRAEWLSVLQNFGKDAHLVLLQEAQTTPELVHFATSNYLAADQVPAFVLPQHPSGVMTLASAHPVYCCPLREREPLLRLAKSALVTAYPLPGGQMLMVVNIHAVNFSLGIDVYSKQLGPIGEQIVHHQGPVIMAGDFNAWSRQRINALYRFAREMGLREVRFTDDHRRKAFGRPLDFVFYRGMGVAEASVLVTRASDHNPLLVEFHPNPL
- the mltD gene encoding murein transglycosylase D, whose protein sequence is MKAKAILLASVLLVGCQASRHDANIPVQHAQSLSSAGQGENGQYSDELLSPRWQDDGTTLAQGRDLWNFISDELKMKVPDNYRIREQKQKYLSNKSYLHDVTLRAEPYMYWIVEQIKQRKMPMELVLLPIVESAFDPRATSSANAAGIWQIVPQTGKNYGLKQTQWYDGRRDVVASTKVALDMMQRLNDMFDGDWLLTVAAYNSGEGRVMKAMKANKARGRPTDFWSLALPRETTVYVPKMLALGQILKNSKRYGVRLPTPNESRALARVEVGQQIELTQAAEMAGMSLSKLKSFNTGYKRGTTAPNGPHYIMVPKSNVAKLRNSLATGDIAAVQPTSLANNVASSSSYKVRNGDTLSVIAKRLNVSVKDLQRANNLRGASIKPGQTLTIGGSGSKLADNGDSITYRVRKGDSLASIAKQHGVKIKDVQRWNSVAGNSKNLQPGVNLTLFVADNTRPDS
- the rnhA gene encoding ribonuclease HI; amino-acid sequence: MLKQVEIFTDGSCLGNPGPGGYGAILRFGKHEKEFSAGFRLTTNNRMEMMAAIVALEALNEQCNVVLSTDSQYVRQGITSWIHNWKKRGWKTADKKPVKNVDLWQRLDKALSHHEIQWKWVKGHAGHVENERCDELARSAAGKPTADDIGYQSGS
- the gloB gene encoding hydroxyacylglutathione hydrolase gives rise to the protein MNLTSIPALQDNYIWTLNDDAGRCLIVDPGEALPVLSLLEKNQWQPEAILLTHHHHDHVGGVAELCDRFPGLTVYGPEETRGKGTNFIVADGDDITVLGNKFTVFSTPGHTLGHVSYFSFPYLFCGDTMFSGGCGRLFEGTPKQMFESFQVINALPADTLVCCAHEYTLSNLTFAHTIDPDNAEITQYYHKIRELRAKNQITLPTKLELERKINVFLRTQDTELQKLIGFETSPQHEWQVFATLREKKDTF
- a CDS encoding class I SAM-dependent methyltransferase, with translation MSIKHHQHVEHQFGDRAEAYLASAVHAGGQDLQQLAERLSQAPAARLLDLGCGAGHASFVAAQHVSEVVAYDLSERMLEVVKQTSAERGYDRLSTRQGYAEQLPFADGEFDVVISRYSAHHWHDVGSALREARRVLKPGGSVIIMDVCAPGSPPLDIWLQTIEALRDTSHVRNYGPGEWLTLLTEAGLRISAITQGRLGLEFSSWVARMRTPQTLVDAIRLYQQSAAEEVQRYYELQPDGSFHTDIIFIEATRP
- a CDS encoding methyltransferase domain-containing protein, producing the protein MKPAKTRQIRPVPTQWAQMPCGEFYRDALSHHLQPTLAKLYGFHLLKIGSLSAEIATDACGISHQVSVGESGDNLQVIASPLSLPFESKSVDACLLAHTLAWSSDPHRILREVDRVLIDDGWMIISGFNLFSVLGVGKLIPGVHRKMPWNSRMFTTLRLLDWLSLLNYEVVQRSGFQVLPWSRQGGKVISTHLPALGCMHMIVARKRTFPLTRNPAKRSAARRALSPVSASPFRKHQEPD